aatattgaattattttttatgttttattttaaagtttagaaaaattataaaaattaaataatgattaaataagaaaattaaaaattaaataatgtttAGACGTTGAGATTAGCTTCTGCAAAATCTAACGGCGTCGGTGATATTGAAAACCTTCtggaagaaaaaagagtggagtcagTGGGCGCCGGGCGGCGTGTTGAATATTTGAGCGtgtttatgaaaaattctagatAAAGTTTCTTGGaaactaattaaaaatttaCGTGGAAGAACACCCAGAAAAGAATAGGTTTTAAAAGCTACTTTGTGACCCAGATGCTCCCAATTTCCTTGCTTGTCAATTATCAGGGCAGATATAAACCACAACATTGGCTTATTGATTATCAGGCCAGAAAGGAATAGGTTACAGAATTCTCTTTCTTCTCAGAAACTCTGCAGTTCATCTTCAATGGCAGAAGCAACACAGAGGCACTTTGTTTTTGCTATGTCTTTtcccaaccttttttttttttgccaagaACAAAGAGACACTTTGCTGCTTCTTAATCGTGTTTTTTAACACTGAACAAATGacattaatacatatatatatatatatatgttttcttgACTCTAGATTTTCTTGACAGGATTGCGGTAGTTACAGGCGGAAACAAGGGGATTGGTTTTGAACTATGCAGGCTGTTGGCTTTGAAAGGAATCACGGTGGTGTTGACAGCAAGAAATGAGAATAGGGGTCTTGAAGCTGTTGAGAAGCTGAAAGAGTTTGGGCTCTCTAATCATGTGATTTTTCATCAGCTTGATGTGACTGACACTGCTAGTATTGCTTCTCTTGCAGATTTCATCAAAACCAGATTTGGGAAACTCGATATTTTGGTATTCCTTgcaattcaatttctttttgaaTCATTTCCATCCTTTCTTTTATGTTACAAACTTGAATTACTGTGCAAAATATGTTTACTTGTTCAGAGTATCCCACTTTATAGTTTCATTTTTATGGTACTTTCATAAACCAAGTTAATGATGGAGAGTAACCAAAGCCAGTAATTATGTCGTATACGCACTTTGCTAAATGTGTTACGCCATATGCGCTCTGCTGAGTGCGTTATCCACACCGACtcgaaaatatattttttttataaataaatactacTTCTCAAAATATAACAACTTTAACACAATCCCAACTGGAGTTTCAACTCAAGGAGTTCGATCCCAGGAACATACATGAGTAATAATACACCAACAACTAATTTATAActcttcgaaaaaaaaaatagtagaacgTAATGTACAAAGCATTTGGcaaattcatcccaaaaaaacAGGAACAGTTTAATATAATGCGATTATGGAGGTTTCCTAAGCAATTACAACTGAAAATCTGAAGGATAACTATGTTTGAACATTATCATAATGATGgatattaatatgaaaatatattaaatatggaaaatattgttgaaattcTGTGCAGGTGAACAATGCAGGGATTATTGGATGTACACTGGATGGCGATGCTTTAAGAGCTTTAGGTGTAGATTTAACGGTAAGTTTTCTATGACTCATTTAGGGGTGGGTAGCGAGGCCGCGCATCCCACTGCCCCGCCCCCGTCCCCCCCGCCTCCACATGGGTGGGACGGACCCCCCCGTCCACCAGATGTAGGTGCCGGGCCACCCGCCCTGCATTTGGCCCCCTAGCGGGggtaatataaatatttatattttacaaattgtgtatatataaatatatattacaatttgttagacttgttcacaataGTGTTAGACTTATTCATAAGATTATACATGTATTGCATTgacctcctaggccaatctttatataggaggtcaaggCAATACAAGAGTCTTTTTTATGCTTTTGATAGAATATTGTCATTTTTAGCCATAAATcgattaaatatttaaaaatatgacatGCCAATTATGTTCTGTAGCTAATACTACAATAAGTTTATTGTTTCCTTGGGGAGAAGCTTGGgcttcaaaatttttcaagaaaaaattttcaactttaatctaaacatttttcaataaaaacaaaaaaatctatttcaactttttatacGATCATTTCTGCATagatttcaatgaaaatttaaaaagaaaaccaaagtaACTAtttaaaaagcaaaacaaaaactaaactaaaaagttatattaaaaaaatcaattttatttacattctcTCATAAAccgaatatatataaaacatattccaaaacaattttttattcaattattttttatcctcttatcacaaaacccaataaaaaataaatctacaaaagaatttaaaaaagttctcaaaatttcttttaacaaaacataCCCTAGGCATTGCGAAGGCACTTAAATCTACAAGATAACTTCATAGAAGATTAAGTTTCCTCAGTCAATGCAGGCCGAAGGAGTAGAGGTCGATTGGAGTGGAATATTGCTGACTCAAACAAATGAAGAAGCTGAAGAATGTGTGGAAACAAACTACAATGGTCCCAAGAGGATGGTTGAAGCACTAATTACTCTTCTTCAGTTATCTGATTCACCAAGGATTGTTAATGTTTCCTCCTCGGGAGGGCAGTTAAAGGTATCAGCAAAAATCATGTATATACTTATGATGataatttattatcttttgcAGATGATTCTACTTGAACGAGTCAAATTAGAGTGTTCTGTTCCAATATCTTAGATGAAAGCTCGAGTACACAATGTAGCATTGATGGAGAAGTAATGAACATAGCTCTTTTGGTTAACTTTGAAATGATACTTTGCACTCCTCAAGCTATCCGATTCACATCTCTTAGAATTTTTACCGGAATCTTAGGACACAACGCAAGAGGGAGATAAATATATGATGTGAGTTTTACAACATTTATAATAGTTTGAGCAATTTTCTCGAGCAATATTAAGTCTTAGAGTTCAGATAGAGTTATCATGGGGACCCAAATCACAAACTACCAACTATTTTGCAATGCACCCTAAATTGTCAAGAAGTTGATCATAGTTGTGCATCCTCGATTAGATTGCCTCCTGAGATACACAAAAATAGGTTATCTGACATAATCTTATAAACAGTCGAGTCTTAACGGATGATGCAACATTTCATAATTTTAAGTCCACATTACAAAAGTCATGGTTCGAAGGTgggaaattataaatattattattatgttttgcATGATCAAAGCTTCAGCCAGGCCaggcatggcatggcatggctgcatggtcctattatttatatatgccATTCATATGAACCACTGCTCTGATGGATATGATACATATGAAGCTTTTGTTCAACTGTCGATCTAAATAATAactcattttccttccaaaatgtTCTGTCTTTTTCTTAAGGAAATACGAAATGAGTGGGCTAAAGGAGTGTTAAGTGATGCTGAAAGCTTGACAGAAGAAAGAGTGGATGGcgttttaaataaattcatgaaaGATTTCAAGGAAGGTGCATTGGAAGAAAATGGCTGGCCTGCCTATTTGTCTGCATATGTAGTTTCAAAAGCAGCTTTGAATGGCTACACAAGAGTTTTGGCCAAGAAGTATCCATCTTTTCTTATCAACTGCGTCTGTCCTGGCTATGCCAAGACTGATATAAACTTCAATGCTGGCTTCTTAACAGTCGAAGAAAGTGCTGAAAGTCTTCTCAGGTTGGCACTGCTTCCTGATGGAGGTCCTTCTGGCCTTTTCTTCTTTCGGAATCAGGTGTCGCCTTTTTGATGAAGACTAGTCCTCATCAGATCAGTTACAAGACCTCTATATGTTTACAATAAATGTTTatctattgttttctttttctttttcctactTTCCCTTAAATGGTTTATTAtgtctctctaattttttttttttttatctatttctgtattttttttttttaaataaaaatgacttgTTTGTAATTCAGAAGTTAAAGATgaacaatgttttaaatacTTGTTAATCAGCCCAACCGGAATTATTGATAGTTTTACACAACCCCACTTATcatataatattgaaataataatttttcaatatttcttattatttgacaaaattatataatagatgggtgaaaatcattttcctataatTCCTCATATATAGCTCATATGCTTGAGAAGTGGTAGCAGATCAAAGAGCAATTAAGCAAGACAAAAAGTTGGTGGAGTGAAGTGGAAATGGTGTTTAATGCTGAGAATTTCAAAAAAGTGGGAATGGTGTATGATGCTGAGAAATTTCCTGCCGACAACAGTCACTGAGAAGAAAGTTCCGACCAGTTTCCAAAAAGTTGGATGGAATTTGGAATTGGATGATGCCCCACAAGCATGTGGAGTATAATTGCATGACACATTAATGTATCTctggtttgaatttaaagataagttaaaataatttgtaaataataaaataaaaattaaattatttactatattttgtataaaaatttaaaaaaattattttaaaatttaaaaagattaaattatttattatattttatataaaaatttaaaaaaattataataataagatgagttgaattgaaatgaaaattatcgtaaaaaatatagttgaaaatgaaatattttcatataatttctgGTGAGATGATATGATGGGAAAATTAGATGGAAAAGTCACCTCGGACTTG
Above is a genomic segment from Juglans microcarpa x Juglans regia isolate MS1-56 chromosome 1D, Jm3101_v1.0, whole genome shotgun sequence containing:
- the LOC121236136 gene encoding (+)-neomenthol dehydrogenase-like, with translation MAEATQRIAVVTGGNKGIGFELCRLLALKGITVVLTARNENRGLEAVEKLKEFGLSNHVIFHQLDVTDTASIASLADFIKTRFGKLDILVNNAGIIGCTLDGDALRALGVDLTAEGVEVDWSGILLTQTNEEAEECVETNYNGPKRMVEALITLLQLSDSPRIVNVSSSGGQLKEIRNEWAKGVLSDAESLTEERVDGVLNKFMKDFKEGALEENGWPAYLSAYVVSKAALNGYTRVLAKKYPSFLINCVCPGYAKTDINFNAGFLTVEESAESLLRLALLPDGGPSGLFFFRNQVSPF